A stretch of DNA from Thermoanaerobaculia bacterium:
TTCGTACGTCTCGCCGCGCTGGAAGAGCTGCCGGGATCCTTCGGGCGGAATCGTCGCGGGCTCGAGAGTGAACGTCCCGAGGAGCGAAAGCTTTCCGCCCGCCCACCCGCGAACCGCCATCGCCATCAGGTGGTTCTGCGATTCGAATTCCCGGCCTCCCGAGGGGCCGTCCTGCCGGTTCGCGTTCAAGTAGGCGAAGCCGTGGATCATCGTCATCCAGTGAGGCATCGCCGGCATCTCCTCCATCCACGCCATCGGGTCGGGATCGCCCTCGCCCGCGGGCGAGACGTGCTCGTGGGAGGTTTGAGCGGCGAGAGGCGCGGCCAGGAGAACGGCGGCGACGAGCAACCCCGTTCGGGTCATCGATCGGCCCGGCGGAGCGCGGGGCGGGCGGCGACGAAGGGACCGCCGGCTCGTTCGGCGAGCGCCTGGAGGAGTCCGGCCCGTCGCCGGCCGGCCGCCGACAGCCGAACGTCCCAGTCGGACAGGACGTCCTCGAGCCCGGCGCAGAGCATCGTGAGACGCTCGATCTCCCGACGCAGCCGTTCGCGTTTCTCCCCGGCCAGCCGGCGCACCTCGCGGCACGGAGTCCCGCCGGCGTCGCGCATGCGGAGGATCTTCGCGAGTTCCTCGATCGAGAATCCGACGGAAACGGCGGCGCGGATCATCCGAACGCGCGCCACGGCCGAGAGCGGATATTTCCGGTACCCGTTCCCGGAGCGGGGGGGCCGGGCGAGGAGTCCCCGCCGCTCGTAGAACCGGAGGGTGTCCTTGCTGACCCCGGCGCGAACGGCGAGCTCGCCCGACCTCAGTTCAGCGACCTCGTCCGGACGACGCCCGCCAGGCTCGCCGGGCCGGAGCGCGGAACCCTCGTCCGGACCGGATCGCGCGGGAGACTCGCTCGTTCCCCGGCAGCAACGCACGTCCCGACTCTATCGCTCTAACCGCGCGCCGGCACGGCCGTCGGATCGCCGGTCTCGTGCTCCGTGATCTGGAATCTCAGGAAGTCCTGGATCGCGTCGAGCGCGTCAGGGTCGTCCGTCGAGATCCGGACCCGGCCGCCGCCGGGAATGTCCTCGTAGACGTATCGGATCGACCCCGCTCGCCGCTTCATCGTGGCCGCTCCGGGAGGCAT
This window harbors:
- a CDS encoding MerR family transcriptional regulator — translated: MRCCRGTSESPARSGPDEGSALRPGEPGGRRPDEVAELRSGELAVRAGVSKDTLRFYERRGLLARPPRSGNGYRKYPLSAVARVRMIRAAVSVGFSIEELAKILRMRDAGGTPCREVRRLAGEKRERLRREIERLTMLCAGLEDVLSDWDVRLSAAGRRRAGLLQALAERAGGPFVAARPALRRADR